A stretch of DNA from Thermanaerothrix sp.:
CGCAGCCCCGCCTTACGAAACCACCCAAGGGCCCTAAGGCCCCAGATGGAGCGGGCGGACAGGACCTTGGACTCGAGGTCCCCCTGGGTGGTGGTGGTGACGCTCCACTCCACTCCGAGGAACGGCCGCTTCTGGTCCAATGGAACCCCCCTACGGGCCAGCTCAAAGCCCAAGACCCTTCGAGCCCTCTCAATCTGCCACAGCACCCTCAATCCCAAGGGACCCTGGATCAAGGACAGGCCGTAGAGGATGGACAAGGCCGCGGACAGGACCCAAAGCAAGGGGGGAAACCGTCTCACCGCGCCTTACCCCCAAAGGAGCGACGCCGCCATGGCGGTGACAGCCCCCACCGACACAAGACCCGCCGCCACTGGCAACAGCCCCGCCGATTCCGCCTCCGCTGCGGCTATGCCGGGCACCACGAAACCCAGCCACTGGGGGTCTGCGAAGAACTGGGGCACAAAACCGGGGAAATGCAAGGACAGCCCAAGGAGCAGCCCCTTAAGGCCAAGGGCCATAAGCAGCGCAGCTCCCACCTTCTCCCGGCCGTAAAGGCCGAACCGCAGGACCAAAAGCCGCAGGGGGAGGAAGACCAGAACCGAGAGCCCCACCAGGGCCGGCATGGCCCAAGGGTCCCCCTGAAGGGCCATGAGCCCCGGCGCCACGAGACCCCCGCAGGGCCAGCCTGTACGCCGGTGGTAGACCATGAAGAAGAACACCCCCAGGGCCATCACCGACAGATCCCTAAACTCCAACACCGCCCCCACCTCCGATCAACAAAGCAAGATCCAACGGGAATCCCGCCACGTTGCCGCACCCGAAGACCTTACCCATGGAACTAAGCATATTAAGCCCATCGTGGGCCTTCCTAAGGAACACCCACCTTCCCGGCGCCGGGGGGTTCATGAAGGGGAACCTGGAGCCGCCGGTGAAAACCACCTGCCGAAAACCCGCCCGGCTGATCCAAGCCCCAAAGCGGCGCAGCCTCTCCGGCCGGTCCCGCCGGTGGTGGTACCAGACCGCCGTCTCCTCTGGGGCCCACCCGAGGGAGGTGAAAAGCCTTTGGGCGCTTTCCACGTCGTTGGCGGTGAAGGCGAAGGCCAGGGAGAAGCCTTCGCCCTCAAGAACCCTGAAGTCCCAAAGGTCCAAAGGGGGCTCATAGGAAAGCAGCGTCCCGGCGGGCACCGCCATCCCAAGGGCTTCAAGGGCCCCCGCCGCCAGGGAAAGGTTCCTAAGGCAGTGAAATCCCATGAAGGCCTCCAGGGGCAGCCCCACAAGGTCTGGAACCTTGATCACATCCCCCGGACGCCCCATCCTCTCCCGAAGAGCCCGGGAGGCCTCCGCCAGCTCTAAGGGCACCGCCAGGGGGACATTAGGGGGCACCCCCAGCATCAACACCTCCAGGGGATCCATGTCCCCCCACTCCTCCTGGTGGTCCGATCCGGCGGAGGTAAGCACCACCAGGTGGGGCTTGAGCCACCGGGCCCCAAGGCCCTGAAGGTCCGGGCGCACCGCGCTGTTCTCCATCACCGCCCAATGGTCCTGGGGCAGCTGATTTACCCACCACCTCATCTCCTCCACCGAGGCGGGGCAAAGCCGCCTTATCCGCCTTACGCCCGCGGGGGTTATCTCCCGGGGCACAACGCCGGTCACCCGCCCCAGGGCCTTACCCCCCATAAGGCCCAGCAGGTCCGTCATGATCCTCACCACCGAGCTCTTCCCCCTGGTGCCGGTCACCAGCACCCTCACAGCATCACCCCCAGGAAGACATCCATAAGAGTATGAGCCATGCCGTCCGGTTGCGAAAGGATTGCTATCTTTTCTCTCCCCGTCATGTGGAGCTGGTTTGGGGACTTAAGCCCGCAGGGGGGTATAATTTGGTATAATTTGCAAAACTAAAGCTCCCCAGGATGGGCCTTAAGGGGGTGGGGGCCGTAACGATGGACAAGGCAAGGCTTTCGGAGTTCAAGGTTAAGGCGGTAACGGCGGTGGTGCTGTACATCCTTGGCACTTTGGCCTTCGCCCGTTGGACCTACGTGCAAAACGTGAACTCCCGCATGGCCCAGGTGGACGAGCGGATGCTAACCGCCGCCAGGGCGTTGAAGCACATGCTGGCGGAGGACTTCCACGACCGGGCGGTGGGGCCCGACAGCATCTTGTTTGAGGAGGAGCTCCTGTACCGGCGTCGTTTCAACCGCTTCGCCAAGGATGGGGGCTTCATATACGTGTACACCCTGGCGGAGAAGGACGGTAAGTTCTACTTCTCCGCCCCCAGCGTCACGGAGGAGGAGGCCAAGAAGCGCACCAGGTGGTACTTCTACCCCTACGAGGACATCCCCAAGGAGTTCGTGGAGGCCTTCCGCACGGGCAAGCCCGCGTTCGTCACCTACCACGACCAGTGGGGATCCTTCAGATCTGCGGCGGTACCGGAGGTGTCCCCCGGAGGCAGGCGGTACCTTGCCTGCGTGGACTACGAGATCACCGGCATACTGGCCATTGCCCGCCACGAGGCCTTGAAGGCCCTGATGGGGGCCCTTTACTTCTCCCTGCTCTTCATCCCCGCCATTTGGGCCATCTTAGTCCTGCTTCGGGGCATGAGGGAGGAGATGGACAGCCTGAACGACACCAAGGAGCGGCTTCGGATGGCGGTGGAGAGCACGGACC
This window harbors:
- the pgsW gene encoding poly-gamma-glutamate system protein, whose product is MRRFPPLLWVLSAALSILYGLSLIQGPLGLRVLWQIERARRVLGFELARRGVPLDQKRPFLGVEWSVTTTTQGDLESKVLSARSIWGLRALGWFRKAGLRPGDGVLVFSSSSFPALLTSVLVAAQEAGLDVDHVVSLGASSYG
- a CDS encoding poly-gamma-glutamate biosynthesis protein PgsC/CapC, which codes for MEFRDLSVMALGVFFFMVYHRRTGWPCGGLVAPGLMALQGDPWAMPALVGLSVLVFLPLRLLVLRFGLYGREKVGAALLMALGLKGLLLGLSLHFPGFVPQFFADPQWLGFVVPGIAAAEAESAGLLPVAAGLVSVGAVTAMAASLLWG
- a CDS encoding Mur ligase family protein gives rise to the protein MRVLVTGTRGKSSVVRIMTDLLGLMGGKALGRVTGVVPREITPAGVRRIRRLCPASVEEMRWWVNQLPQDHWAVMENSAVRPDLQGLGARWLKPHLVVLTSAGSDHQEEWGDMDPLEVLMLGVPPNVPLAVPLELAEASRALRERMGRPGDVIKVPDLVGLPLEAFMGFHCLRNLSLAAGALEALGMAVPAGTLLSYEPPLDLWDFRVLEGEGFSLAFAFTANDVESAQRLFTSLGWAPEETAVWYHHRRDRPERLRRFGAWISRAGFRQVVFTGGSRFPFMNPPAPGRWVFLRKAHDGLNMLSSMGKVFGCGNVAGFPLDLALLIGGGGGVGV